A genomic window from Motacilla alba alba isolate MOTALB_02 chromosome 2, Motacilla_alba_V1.0_pri, whole genome shotgun sequence includes:
- the TFPI2 gene encoding tissue factor pathway inhibitor 2 isoform X1, translating to MAPGRRLPLPALLLPLACAALAQRPLTEKQRACLLPPEEGPCRALVPRWYYDRHTQSCQEFTYGGCYGNANNFLTFDDCEKSCWTIKKVPKLCRMEADVGPCRSYLRRYAFNLSSMRCEEFIYGGCYGNGNNFRDLQSCVDHCLPEKTGPLLCYSPKDEGLCSSSVPRYYYDTKTKSCKEFRYTGCGGNANNFVTEMDCYNVCRKAGNQKPSINRPTNLSRRKIVRKLKKKSQMYNLKS from the exons ATGGCCCCCGGCCGCCGCCTGCCGCTGCccgcgctgctgctgccgctggcCTGCGCCGCGCTGGCCCAGCGCCCCCTCACAG AGAAGCAGCGCGCCTGCCTGCTGCCCCCCGAGGAGGGGCCCTGCCGCGCCCTGGTGCCGCGCTGGTACTACGACCGGCACACGCAGAGCTGCCAGGAGTTCACCTACGGGGGATGCTACGGCAACGCCAACAACTTCCTCACCTTCGACGACTGCGAGAAGAGCTGCTGGACCATCAAGA aagtgcCCAAATTATGCCGGATGGAGGCTGATGTAGGACCTTGCAGGAGTTATCTAAGAAGATATGCCTTTAACTTGAGCTCGATGAGGTGTGAGGAATTCATCTATGGTGGCTGTTATGGAAATGGCAACAACTTCAGAGATTTGCAGTCTTGTGTGGACCACTGTCTGCCAGAAAAAA CTGGCCCCTTGCTATGCTATAGCCCAAAGGATGAAGGACTGTGTTCCTCTTCTGTGCCTCGCTATTACTATGACACCAAGACTAAATCATGTAAAGAGTTCAGATATACTGGCTGTGGTGGAAATGCCAACAACTTTGTCACTGAAATGGATTGCTACAATGTCTGTAGAAAAG CAGGAAATCAGAAACCGAGTATCAACAGGCCAACAAATTTATCCCGCAGAAAAATAGtgagaaaactgaagaaaaaatctCAGATGTATAACCTGAAGTCTTAA
- the TFPI2 gene encoding tissue factor pathway inhibitor 2 isoform X2, producing MAPGRRLPLPALLLPLACAALAQRPLTEKQRACLLPPEEGPCRALVPRWYYDRHTQSCQEFTYGGCYGNANNFLTFDDCEKSCWTIKKVPKLCRMEADVGPCRSYLRRYAFNLSSMRCEEFIYGGCYGNGNNFRDLQSCVDHCLPEKTGPLLCYSPKDEGLCSSSVPRYYYDTKTKSCKEFRYTGCGGNANNFVTEMDCYNVCRKGNQKPSINRPTNLSRRKIVRKLKKKSQMYNLKS from the exons ATGGCCCCCGGCCGCCGCCTGCCGCTGCccgcgctgctgctgccgctggcCTGCGCCGCGCTGGCCCAGCGCCCCCTCACAG AGAAGCAGCGCGCCTGCCTGCTGCCCCCCGAGGAGGGGCCCTGCCGCGCCCTGGTGCCGCGCTGGTACTACGACCGGCACACGCAGAGCTGCCAGGAGTTCACCTACGGGGGATGCTACGGCAACGCCAACAACTTCCTCACCTTCGACGACTGCGAGAAGAGCTGCTGGACCATCAAGA aagtgcCCAAATTATGCCGGATGGAGGCTGATGTAGGACCTTGCAGGAGTTATCTAAGAAGATATGCCTTTAACTTGAGCTCGATGAGGTGTGAGGAATTCATCTATGGTGGCTGTTATGGAAATGGCAACAACTTCAGAGATTTGCAGTCTTGTGTGGACCACTGTCTGCCAGAAAAAA CTGGCCCCTTGCTATGCTATAGCCCAAAGGATGAAGGACTGTGTTCCTCTTCTGTGCCTCGCTATTACTATGACACCAAGACTAAATCATGTAAAGAGTTCAGATATACTGGCTGTGGTGGAAATGCCAACAACTTTGTCACTGAAATGGATTGCTACAATGTCTGTAGAAAAG GAAATCAGAAACCGAGTATCAACAGGCCAACAAATTTATCCCGCAGAAAAATAGtgagaaaactgaagaaaaaatctCAGATGTATAACCTGAAGTCTTAA
- the LOC119697064 gene encoding guanine nucleotide-binding protein G(I)/G(S)/G(O) subunit gamma-11 — protein sequence MPAINIEDLSEKDKLKMEVEQLRKEVKLERQPVSKCSEEIKNYIEERSGEDPLVKGVPEDKNPFKEKGGCVIA from the exons ATGCCGGCCATCAACATCGAGGACCTGAGCGAGAAGGACAAACTGAAAATGGAAGTGGAGCAGCTCCGGAAAGAAGTGAAGCTGGAAAGGCAGCCG GTGTCCAAGTGCTCCGAAGAGATCAAGAACTACATCGAGGAGCGGTCGGGAGAGGACCCGCTGGTGAAGGGGGTTCCCGAGGACAAGAACCCCTTCAAGGAGAAGGGAGGCTGTGTCATCGCTTAG